Proteins found in one Pocillopora verrucosa isolate sample1 chromosome 12, ASM3666991v2, whole genome shotgun sequence genomic segment:
- the LOC131783277 gene encoding uncharacterized protein isoform X1: MAVLVKTCCCGCSLRAGVMILGFLGLIGSAYSIYQHSQSIKVDKYVGENADEISQDLPFSKKHLLAIVILTYVSLVFGVISLLVNLLLLGSCSSSDKRLAFPWLGWSIFKLFFSFGVFIFYIDIWDGFADVFIVYIIEWLLLIYFIIVVYSYIEALRQDPSGTSAGFSPPQTGGNQTHRAGMECPPYVELQGDSV; the protein is encoded by the exons ATGGCAGTTTTGGTGAAAACTTGTTGCTGTGGCTGCAGTCTCCGTGCAGGTGTTATGATTCTCGGATTCTTGGGTCTG aTTGGATCAGCTTATTCAATTTATCAACACAGTCAGTCCATCAAAGTTGACAAGTATGTAGGGGAGAACGCTGACGAAATCAGCCAAGATTTACCTTTCAGCAAAAAGCATCTCCTGG CGATCGTCATATTGACTTATGTTTCCCTGGTATTCGGAGTCATCTCACTGTTGGTGAACCTGTTGCTTCTGGGATCCTGTAGCTCA AGTGACAAGCGTTTGGCGTTTCCTTGGCTCGGGTGGAGCATATTCAAgctctttttcagttttggaGTGTTTATATTTTACATTGACATCTGGGATGgg TTTGCCGACGTTTTCATTGTTTACATCATTGAATGGTTGCTGTTG atCTACTTCATCATAGTGGTGTATTCGTATATCGAAGCCCTTCGTCAAGATCCTTCGGGAACGAGTGCAGGATTTTCTCCTCCTCAGACAGGCGGTAACCAAACCCATAGG GCTGGAATGGAATGCCCTCCATACGTAGAACTCCAGGGCGACTCTGTGTAA
- the LOC131783277 gene encoding uncharacterized protein isoform X3: protein MAVLVKTCCCGCSLRAGVMILGFLGLIGSAYSIYQHSQSIKVDKYVGENADEISQDLPFSKKHLLAIVILTYVSLVFGVISLLVNLLLLGSCSSSDKRLAFPWLGWSIFKLFFSFGVFIFYIDIWDGFADVFIVYIIEWLLLAGMECPPYVELQGDSV from the exons ATGGCAGTTTTGGTGAAAACTTGTTGCTGTGGCTGCAGTCTCCGTGCAGGTGTTATGATTCTCGGATTCTTGGGTCTG aTTGGATCAGCTTATTCAATTTATCAACACAGTCAGTCCATCAAAGTTGACAAGTATGTAGGGGAGAACGCTGACGAAATCAGCCAAGATTTACCTTTCAGCAAAAAGCATCTCCTGG CGATCGTCATATTGACTTATGTTTCCCTGGTATTCGGAGTCATCTCACTGTTGGTGAACCTGTTGCTTCTGGGATCCTGTAGCTCA AGTGACAAGCGTTTGGCGTTTCCTTGGCTCGGGTGGAGCATATTCAAgctctttttcagttttggaGTGTTTATATTTTACATTGACATCTGGGATGgg TTTGCCGACGTTTTCATTGTTTACATCATTGAATGGTTGCTGTTG GCTGGAATGGAATGCCCTCCATACGTAGAACTCCAGGGCGACTCTGTGTAA
- the LOC131783277 gene encoding uncharacterized protein isoform X2, with translation MAVLVKTCCCGCSLRAGVMILGFLGLIGSAYSIYQHSQSIKVDKYVGENADEISQDLPFSKKHLLAIVILTYVSLVFGVISLLVNLLLLGSCSSFADVFIVYIIEWLLLIYFIIVVYSYIEALRQDPSGTSAGFSPPQTGGNQTHRAGMECPPYVELQGDSV, from the exons ATGGCAGTTTTGGTGAAAACTTGTTGCTGTGGCTGCAGTCTCCGTGCAGGTGTTATGATTCTCGGATTCTTGGGTCTG aTTGGATCAGCTTATTCAATTTATCAACACAGTCAGTCCATCAAAGTTGACAAGTATGTAGGGGAGAACGCTGACGAAATCAGCCAAGATTTACCTTTCAGCAAAAAGCATCTCCTGG CGATCGTCATATTGACTTATGTTTCCCTGGTATTCGGAGTCATCTCACTGTTGGTGAACCTGTTGCTTCTGGGATCCTGTAGCTCA TTTGCCGACGTTTTCATTGTTTACATCATTGAATGGTTGCTGTTG atCTACTTCATCATAGTGGTGTATTCGTATATCGAAGCCCTTCGTCAAGATCCTTCGGGAACGAGTGCAGGATTTTCTCCTCCTCAGACAGGCGGTAACCAAACCCATAGG GCTGGAATGGAATGCCCTCCATACGTAGAACTCCAGGGCGACTCTGTGTAA